A window of the Isosphaera pallida ATCC 43644 genome harbors these coding sequences:
- a CDS encoding S1C family serine protease yields MSEQTEATRRPQRPIEAARRVGTRWGWLVATAALAAASSAPAAAGDRERIVLRQGQLIIGEVLAEKQDAIFVDVGFDVVKVPLEAIESRGPLEDERDATPQAVREVEGGFYRVGRLERQPVKELVDRYGEAVVSIETPSGKGSGFIINPDGYTVTNAHVVEGETKIAVILYLKTPNGGLTRKRIDDVELVAINPYVDLALLKIPPTEGVKLSAVTLGSLDDLRAGDGVFAVGNPLGLERTVTQGILSTLNRNFEGQVYLQTDTAINPGNSGGPLFNLRGEVIGVTNMKATQGDNVGFAIPINVVLDFLKNRDTFAYGKDNPNSGNRYLDPPRRIRPEPPSFDEGDHAGSGQP; encoded by the coding sequence ATGAGCGAGCAAACGGAAGCGACGCGCCGTCCGCAACGGCCAATTGAAGCAGCGCGAAGGGTGGGGACGCGGTGGGGGTGGCTTGTTGCGACCGCCGCGCTGGCTGCGGCATCCTCAGCGCCCGCGGCTGCTGGGGACCGCGAACGAATTGTCCTGCGCCAGGGCCAGTTGATCATCGGCGAGGTGCTGGCCGAAAAGCAAGACGCGATCTTCGTCGATGTCGGGTTTGACGTGGTGAAGGTGCCTCTGGAGGCGATCGAGTCGCGCGGGCCTCTGGAGGACGAGCGCGACGCAACTCCGCAAGCGGTCCGCGAGGTCGAGGGCGGGTTTTACCGCGTTGGTCGTTTGGAACGCCAACCGGTCAAGGAACTCGTGGATCGCTACGGCGAGGCGGTGGTCTCGATCGAAACGCCCTCGGGGAAAGGCTCCGGCTTCATCATTAACCCCGATGGTTACACAGTCACCAACGCGCACGTGGTGGAGGGGGAAACCAAGATCGCGGTCATTCTCTACTTGAAGACTCCCAACGGCGGTTTGACCCGCAAACGAATCGACGACGTAGAACTCGTCGCCATCAACCCTTACGTTGACTTGGCGCTTTTGAAAATCCCACCGACCGAGGGCGTGAAACTTTCGGCGGTGACCCTGGGTAGTCTTGACGACCTGCGCGCGGGCGACGGGGTGTTCGCGGTGGGGAATCCCTTGGGTTTGGAACGAACAGTCACCCAGGGGATTCTTAGCACGCTCAACCGCAACTTTGAGGGCCAGGTGTATCTCCAGACTGATACGGCGATCAATCCAGGCAACTCGGGTGGTCCGTTGTTCAACCTGCGGGGCGAGGTGATCGGTGTGACCAACATGAAGGCCACTCAGGGGGACAACGTGGGGTTCGCTATCCCGATCAATGTGGTGCTGGACTTCCTGAAAAACCGCGACACCTTCGCCTATGGCAAGGACAATCCCAACTCAGGCAACCGTTACCTCGACCCGCCTCGGCGGATTCGCCCCGAACCGCCGTCGTTCGACGAGGGTGACCATGCCGGTTCGGGCCAACCCTGA
- a CDS encoding SPFH domain-containing protein, whose amino-acid sequence MSSSIPLEDRPDYDGNLGGSRRQRVRRAALIAGGVTLAVLLFLYVGVWQWMICRIEVPPNHSLMLRYKGPFPPFLRPGLKPVEGDLVDLDESGQPKAIGVLRVMPGPGRHFYSPLEYETVLVPDTIIKPGEIGVVTSKLGKPLPEGAILADSEEYKGVRRRVLTPGRYRINTHYAFEVRPENLGVVAGINLPPNQTDLIRAGYVGVVTNKAADPRSDQGKGVQKQVLQPGLYFLNPLEKRVDIVSIGYNELSITYEVEQENDAFDPNARRRATEVRLSPREFQKGNVAGAPNTPVDPAVFEVPPDPVIKKDTGISFRSSDGFNIYMDFTTIWGVLPDQATEVVRNFGSLKDVEAKVVKPQVESICRNQGTKRGAVDLLVGDSREAFQTDAAEELERVLAEKNLTLLFALTRHIYVPNVVRQPIQRATIANENKKTRDQEQLTAKARADLQRAIAQVTLEEGRTRAETNRLVAELKATGQKKAREIEATTEQLKASIELQTALIEAQVTKLLGEATAKKSELANIAEAEKFQLLVEALGGSQAYGRYLFAENLPDQISLNVFYAGPGTLWTDLKGFQEAMMGRMVSENPNPTAAPPAASASANPTASPVSDGPPATGRLDPTASRR is encoded by the coding sequence ATGAGTTCCTCAATCCCCCTGGAAGACCGTCCCGACTACGACGGCAACCTCGGCGGCAGCCGTCGCCAACGGGTGCGTCGGGCGGCCTTGATCGCCGGCGGCGTCACGCTTGCCGTGTTGCTGTTCCTGTATGTTGGCGTCTGGCAGTGGATGATTTGCCGCATCGAAGTTCCGCCCAATCATAGTCTGATGCTGCGATACAAAGGGCCATTCCCACCGTTTTTGCGTCCGGGTCTCAAGCCGGTCGAGGGGGATCTGGTGGACTTGGACGAATCGGGACAGCCCAAGGCCATTGGAGTGCTGCGGGTCATGCCGGGTCCGGGCCGTCATTTCTACTCCCCTCTGGAGTACGAAACGGTGTTGGTGCCCGACACAATCATCAAGCCAGGCGAGATCGGCGTGGTCACCTCCAAGTTGGGCAAGCCGCTGCCCGAGGGGGCGATCCTGGCCGACTCCGAGGAATACAAAGGGGTTCGCCGTCGGGTGCTGACCCCCGGGCGTTACCGGATCAATACCCATTACGCCTTTGAGGTTAGACCCGAGAACCTCGGCGTCGTCGCCGGAATCAACCTGCCCCCCAATCAGACCGACCTGATCCGCGCCGGTTATGTTGGCGTCGTCACCAACAAGGCGGCGGACCCACGCTCCGACCAGGGCAAAGGGGTGCAAAAACAGGTGCTTCAGCCCGGCCTGTACTTCCTCAACCCTCTGGAAAAGCGGGTGGACATCGTGAGTATCGGCTACAACGAGCTTTCGATCACATATGAAGTCGAGCAGGAAAACGACGCATTCGACCCCAACGCCCGCCGGCGCGCCACCGAGGTGCGGTTGAGCCCGCGTGAATTTCAAAAGGGCAATGTCGCTGGCGCGCCCAACACGCCGGTTGATCCAGCAGTCTTCGAGGTTCCGCCCGATCCGGTCATCAAGAAGGACACCGGGATTTCGTTCCGCTCGTCGGACGGGTTCAACATTTATATGGACTTCACCACGATTTGGGGAGTGCTGCCCGACCAGGCCACCGAAGTCGTGAGGAACTTCGGTAGCCTCAAGGATGTCGAGGCCAAGGTGGTCAAGCCACAAGTCGAGTCGATCTGCCGCAACCAGGGGACCAAGCGGGGCGCGGTGGATTTGCTGGTGGGGGACAGTCGCGAGGCATTCCAGACCGACGCGGCGGAGGAGCTCGAACGGGTGCTGGCCGAGAAGAACCTGACGTTGCTGTTTGCCTTGACGCGGCACATCTACGTGCCCAACGTGGTGCGGCAACCGATTCAACGGGCCACGATCGCCAACGAGAACAAGAAGACTCGCGACCAGGAGCAACTTACCGCCAAGGCCCGCGCCGATCTTCAACGCGCCATTGCCCAGGTCACCTTGGAGGAGGGCCGCACCCGGGCCGAAACGAACCGTCTCGTGGCCGAACTCAAAGCCACCGGTCAGAAGAAGGCCCGCGAGATCGAGGCAACCACCGAGCAACTCAAAGCCTCGATCGAACTCCAAACCGCCCTGATCGAAGCTCAAGTGACCAAACTTCTGGGCGAGGCCACCGCAAAGAAGTCCGAACTGGCCAACATCGCCGAAGCCGAGAAGTTCCAGCTGTTGGTCGAGGCGCTAGGGGGCTCGCAAGCCTACGGACGGTATCTCTTCGCCGAGAACCTGCCCGACCAAATCAGCTTGAACGTGTTCTACGCTGGTCCGGGCACCCTCTGGACCGATCTCAAAGGGTTCCAAGAAGCGATGATGGGCCGGATGGTCTCGGAGAATCCCAACCCCACCGCTGCGCCCCCCGCGGCATCCGCCTCCGCCAACCCAACGGCGTCGCCCGTGTCCGACGGGCCGCCAGCCACCGGACGGCTTGATCCCACCGCGTCGCGTCGCTAG
- a CDS encoding DUF6677 family protein, translating into MPDLKNRHLAALLTWLIPGLGQLYQGRTGKGILFLICVLGLYVAGFALGRYQNVFWIWVDPRLDPERFRFSYLAQVFVGLPALPALIQGTLVSLSDPEHPFTLMNGFMAPPSVETLNTLQLTHGRLVEIGTIYTMVAGLLNILAIYDALCGPAYTGLEEDHPPQGDAASPTTTQ; encoded by the coding sequence ATGCCCGACCTGAAAAACCGCCACCTCGCCGCCCTGTTAACCTGGCTGATTCCCGGACTGGGTCAGTTGTATCAGGGGCGAACCGGCAAGGGAATCCTCTTCCTCATCTGTGTTCTGGGACTCTACGTCGCTGGGTTCGCCCTAGGACGTTACCAAAACGTCTTCTGGATTTGGGTGGACCCTCGACTCGATCCCGAACGGTTCCGCTTCAGCTACCTGGCCCAAGTCTTTGTCGGTCTGCCCGCGTTGCCCGCGCTAATCCAAGGGACGCTGGTGAGCCTCTCTGACCCCGAACACCCCTTCACGCTGATGAACGGTTTCATGGCTCCACCCAGCGTCGAGACCCTCAACACCTTACAATTGACCCACGGACGCCTCGTCGAAATTGGAACGATCTACACGATGGTCGCCGGACTTCTGAACATCCTGGCGATCTACGACGCCTTGTGTGGACCAGCTTACACCGGTTTGGAAGAGGACCACCCCCCCCAAGGCGACGCTGCGTCGCCCACCACCACGCAGTAA
- a CDS encoding ATP-dependent 6-phosphofructokinase codes for MIEPTGRLVEIERLGPATFPTNWRVARRAGDWSLVDPAVRVRVRADWPLPPDHEELWFERAGPRRWLRFDPTQTKAAIVTCGGLCPGLNNVIRSVYLELTRNYGVPTVLGIRHGYLGLTAEGPPPEVLTMERVGPIHRMGGTILGSSRGQRDTAEMAATLERLGITMLFCVGGDGTQRGALAIGREIRAHGKEIAVVGIPKTIDNDLMYTDRTFGFDTAIQIAHQVIQVAHTEAKAGVRGIGLVKLMGRDSGFIAAMATLACQEVNVTLIPEVPFRLEGEEGLLAVLERRLDQRGHAVVVVAEGAGQDLFEGGPEALGFDASGNRRYHDIGLFLKERITDHFKAIGKPADLKYLDPSYIIRSTPAICTDSALCDQLGRDAVHAALAGMTNVVVTRLNNLPALVPMEMTVSRKRVIDPQGPIWTSVLAATGQPPLLR; via the coding sequence ATGATCGAACCGACTGGACGGCTTGTTGAGATTGAACGTCTAGGTCCCGCCACGTTTCCCACCAACTGGAGGGTGGCGCGCCGAGCAGGCGATTGGTCGTTGGTCGATCCGGCGGTCCGTGTCCGCGTTCGGGCCGATTGGCCCTTGCCCCCCGACCATGAGGAACTTTGGTTCGAGCGGGCCGGGCCTCGGCGTTGGCTCCGGTTCGACCCCACCCAGACTAAGGCGGCGATCGTGACCTGTGGCGGCCTTTGCCCCGGTCTGAACAACGTGATCCGCTCGGTTTATCTGGAACTAACCCGCAACTACGGCGTGCCCACCGTGCTGGGCATCCGTCACGGCTATCTCGGGCTGACCGCCGAGGGGCCACCGCCGGAAGTGCTGACCATGGAGCGGGTCGGTCCCATTCACCGCATGGGCGGCACCATTTTGGGCAGCTCGCGCGGACAACGCGACACCGCCGAAATGGCCGCCACCCTAGAACGTCTTGGTATCACCATGCTCTTTTGCGTCGGAGGGGACGGCACCCAGCGCGGGGCGCTGGCGATTGGCCGGGAGATCCGCGCCCACGGCAAGGAGATCGCCGTGGTCGGCATTCCCAAAACCATCGACAACGATTTGATGTACACCGATCGCACCTTTGGTTTCGACACCGCCATTCAGATCGCCCATCAGGTCATCCAGGTGGCCCATACCGAAGCCAAGGCCGGAGTGCGTGGGATTGGCCTGGTCAAGCTGATGGGACGCGACTCCGGCTTCATCGCGGCGATGGCCACCCTCGCGTGTCAGGAGGTCAACGTCACGTTGATTCCCGAGGTGCCGTTCCGTCTGGAAGGGGAAGAGGGTCTGCTGGCCGTCTTGGAACGCCGGTTGGATCAACGCGGGCACGCCGTGGTGGTGGTCGCCGAGGGGGCCGGTCAGGACCTCTTCGAAGGGGGCCCTGAAGCCCTCGGGTTCGACGCCTCGGGCAACCGTCGCTACCATGACATCGGCCTCTTCCTCAAGGAGAGGATCACCGACCACTTCAAAGCGATCGGCAAACCTGCCGACCTGAAGTATCTTGACCCAAGCTATATTATCCGCAGCACACCGGCAATCTGCACCGACTCGGCACTGTGCGACCAACTGGGACGCGACGCGGTTCACGCCGCGTTGGCGGGAATGACCAACGTGGTGGTCACCCGTTTGAACAATCTCCCGGCTCTGGTGCCGATGGAAATGACGGTCTCCCGAAAGCGGGTTATCGACCCTCAAGGCCCCATCTGGACCTCGGTGCTGGCCGCCACCGGACAACCCCCCCTGTTGAGATAA
- a CDS encoding sulfite exporter TauE/SafE family protein, translated as MMPATHWMIGLGLGAGILSGMFGIGGGLVIVPVLALVFAVDQKTAVGTSLFALMFPVGILGVLEYARRKEILYASGLWIALGLLAGAYLGALLVGKLSPLTMKRLYGVFLIVVGVYYLYSTRGK; from the coding sequence ATGATGCCCGCGACGCACTGGATGATTGGGTTGGGATTGGGCGCGGGGATTCTCTCGGGGATGTTCGGCATCGGTGGAGGGTTAGTGATTGTGCCGGTCCTGGCGTTGGTCTTTGCGGTCGATCAGAAGACGGCTGTAGGAACCTCGTTGTTCGCCCTGATGTTCCCGGTGGGGATTCTCGGCGTGCTGGAATACGCCCGCCGCAAGGAGATCCTCTACGCCTCGGGGTTGTGGATCGCGTTGGGCCTGCTGGCCGGGGCCTACCTTGGTGCGTTGCTGGTCGGCAAGCTCTCCCCGCTCACCATGAAGCGGCTCTACGGCGTCTTTCTGATCGTGGTGGGGGTTTATTATTTGTATTCAACCCGCGGCAAATGA
- a CDS encoding RsmE family RNA methyltransferase, producing the protein MARTREHPPEPARLDRFHHPDLGDPRPGVSIGLGEEEGRHLSIVLRHRRGDRVEVFDSLGRVVIARVESLGSKRESTVLVVEQVGGILDRTPRRRVRLAVAPPKGERLEWLIEKSAELGVEHVTLIHCRRGVASLEGGSPKLDKLRRKVIEVAKQCRRNRLMTIDALDFRTYLAQETAAWRWLCHPDDAQPPEPEALSDPQPLAALIGPEGGFESDELAEARAWGWRPTRLGSPILRVETAALVAAALALAASPPGEHVPSTANPDQQGD; encoded by the coding sequence ATGGCTCGCACACGCGAACACCCCCCCGAACCCGCCCGGCTGGATCGGTTTCATCACCCCGACCTAGGTGACCCCCGACCCGGCGTTTCGATCGGCCTCGGCGAGGAGGAAGGTCGTCATCTCTCGATTGTGTTGCGGCATCGTCGGGGCGATCGGGTCGAAGTCTTCGACAGTCTCGGCCGCGTGGTGATCGCTCGGGTCGAATCGCTTGGCTCCAAACGGGAATCGACCGTTCTAGTCGTCGAACAGGTCGGGGGCATCCTCGACCGCACCCCGCGTCGTCGGGTTCGCCTGGCCGTCGCGCCTCCTAAAGGCGAGCGGCTCGAATGGTTGATCGAAAAAAGCGCGGAACTTGGAGTCGAACATGTGACCTTGATCCACTGCCGTCGGGGCGTGGCCAGCTTGGAAGGAGGATCCCCCAAGCTCGACAAGCTGCGGCGCAAGGTGATCGAGGTGGCCAAGCAGTGCCGACGCAACCGCCTGATGACGATTGACGCGCTGGACTTCAGAACGTATCTCGCTCAGGAAACGGCCGCGTGGCGTTGGTTGTGCCACCCCGACGACGCTCAGCCTCCCGAGCCCGAGGCGTTGAGTGATCCGCAACCGCTGGCTGCGTTGATTGGTCCCGAGGGAGGCTTCGAGTCCGACGAACTCGCCGAGGCGCGAGCGTGGGGTTGGCGTCCGACCCGGTTGGGGAGTCCGATTCTGCGAGTGGAAACCGCCGCGTTGGTCGCTGCGGCGCTCGCTCTGGCGGCCAGTCCCCCCGGGGAACACGTCCCATCGACGGCCAACCCGGACCAACAGGGTGACTGA
- a CDS encoding SPFH domain-containing protein, translating to MSSGFRTRRGGLGFNWRGSPGRHFVNLVTVAAVLLGSALVLAIVGYNLCLLEVPTNSQAVLISKRGLDLEPDMEIAPDDPNGPLYKGVQPRVLTEGRYFYNPLFWDWEIYPKADIPKGKIGVRIRLVGEELNSTENQVLAEPGQKGIQRGVLEPGLYTYNRYLEEIQQFDPVMIPAGFRGVVTNLAGPLPKDANVVLVAKGERGVQQETLPPGTHYLNPYEYRVSLVDCRSQRYNLSEGDPMDFLSADGFPVEIDGTIEFRVLEDKAAEIFVLYNEDYNQDEIAEELVKKIIMPESRSICRINGSKLTGGAFISGIEREQFVRDLERSLKTNCLRQGIEVRAVTVSTIIPPLDIAEPIQQREVAKQRLAQYQQERLQQESEAQLKVEELKGEQSRKLVEAEQEIVELTTKAEQDQAVALTEANQQLEVAKIKLEAARDQAAKLIAEAEAAAAVTRFRNNAEVAGVRTKVRAFGGDGDGYARSVLASKLAPAFKTILTNTEGPIMELFAQFTNAAPTSLGSVALPASTAALSEAESTSPPNQPAPVSPAETPSASDNPPLANPPANPSPTPNPNAASIPNAKPAGGDQ from the coding sequence ATGTCCAGCGGTTTTAGAACCCGCCGCGGCGGGTTGGGGTTCAACTGGAGAGGCTCACCGGGGCGACACTTCGTCAACCTGGTTACAGTGGCGGCGGTTCTTTTGGGGAGCGCACTGGTTCTTGCAATCGTGGGCTACAACCTGTGTCTGCTGGAAGTGCCCACTAACTCCCAGGCGGTTCTCATCTCCAAACGCGGTTTGGATCTGGAACCAGACATGGAGATCGCCCCCGACGATCCCAACGGACCACTCTACAAGGGGGTTCAACCTCGGGTGCTGACCGAGGGACGCTATTTCTACAACCCCTTGTTCTGGGACTGGGAAATCTATCCCAAGGCGGACATTCCCAAAGGCAAAATCGGGGTGCGGATCAGGCTGGTCGGCGAGGAGTTGAACTCCACGGAAAACCAAGTGCTGGCCGAACCCGGCCAAAAGGGAATCCAACGGGGTGTCTTGGAGCCGGGGTTGTACACCTACAACCGCTATCTCGAAGAGATCCAGCAGTTCGACCCGGTCATGATCCCGGCCGGTTTCCGAGGCGTGGTCACCAACCTCGCCGGTCCTCTGCCTAAAGATGCCAACGTCGTCCTCGTCGCTAAGGGCGAGCGCGGCGTTCAACAAGAGACGTTGCCTCCCGGCACCCACTACCTCAACCCGTATGAATACCGCGTCAGTTTGGTGGACTGCCGAAGCCAGCGCTACAACCTCTCCGAAGGCGACCCGATGGACTTCCTCTCCGCCGACGGTTTCCCTGTCGAGATCGACGGTACCATCGAGTTCCGCGTTTTGGAGGACAAGGCCGCCGAAATCTTTGTCCTCTACAACGAGGATTACAACCAGGACGAGATCGCCGAGGAACTAGTCAAGAAGATCATCATGCCCGAGAGCCGGTCGATTTGCCGAATCAACGGCTCCAAGCTGACCGGCGGCGCGTTCATCAGCGGCATCGAGCGTGAGCAATTCGTGAGGGACTTGGAGCGTTCGCTCAAAACCAACTGCCTGCGTCAGGGGATCGAAGTCCGGGCGGTCACGGTCTCGACCATTATTCCGCCGTTGGACATCGCCGAGCCGATCCAGCAGCGCGAGGTGGCCAAACAGCGGTTGGCCCAATATCAGCAGGAGCGTTTGCAACAAGAGTCCGAAGCCCAATTGAAGGTCGAGGAACTCAAGGGAGAGCAAAGCCGCAAGCTGGTCGAGGCCGAGCAGGAGATTGTCGAGTTGACGACCAAGGCCGAGCAGGATCAGGCGGTGGCTCTGACCGAGGCCAACCAGCAGCTCGAAGTGGCCAAGATCAAGCTGGAGGCGGCCCGTGACCAGGCGGCCAAACTGATCGCCGAAGCCGAAGCGGCCGCGGCGGTAACCCGGTTCCGCAACAACGCAGAGGTCGCCGGCGTCCGTACCAAGGTCCGGGCCTTCGGCGGCGACGGCGATGGCTACGCCCGCAGCGTGCTGGCCTCCAAGCTCGCTCCGGCGTTCAAGACGATCCTGACCAACACCGAAGGGCCGATCATGGAGTTGTTCGCCCAGTTCACCAACGCCGCCCCGACCTCGCTCGGGTCGGTCGCGCTTCCTGCTTCCACTGCGGCTCTTTCCGAGGCCGAATCTACCTCTCCGCCCAATCAGCCCGCGCCGGTTTCTCCTGCTGAAACACCGTCTGCCTCCGACAACCCGCCGCTGGCCAACCCGCCGGCCAACCCATCTCCCACACCCAACCCCAACGCCGCCTCGATTCCCAATGCCAAGCCCGCTGGAGGTGATCAATGA
- a CDS encoding DUF429 domain-containing protein, which produces MNARQSVISMESTSLALGLDGCRAGWVVVAARCRVGRPEAIDWQGRIVSSLADALAIWPEAATVAIDIPMGLTESGPRQCDRLGRALLPSARRSSIFPAPVRSALAGRTRAEADALHRQADGRGVAAQTFNLFPKIREVDNWLRTQPKWRGRIIEVHPEVVYTLWNEQGPLLGSKKTAEGQRQRAELIRARWGLAPLSQVRASLHDAGHRRADFAEDDLLDAFAVTGAAIRRTQGYALCWPDPPETDRFGLTMALFA; this is translated from the coding sequence ATGAACGCACGGCAATCTGTCATCAGCATGGAGTCTACGTCACTGGCGCTGGGGTTGGATGGCTGTCGGGCGGGCTGGGTGGTGGTGGCGGCGCGTTGTCGGGTCGGACGTCCCGAGGCGATCGATTGGCAAGGCCGGATTGTATCGAGCCTGGCCGACGCTCTGGCGATCTGGCCCGAGGCGGCGACGGTCGCCATCGACATCCCAATGGGTCTCACCGAATCGGGCCCTCGACAATGCGACCGTCTGGGACGGGCCTTGCTGCCAAGCGCTCGACGTTCCAGCATCTTTCCGGCTCCGGTTCGATCGGCTCTGGCGGGCCGCACCCGCGCCGAGGCCGACGCGCTGCATCGTCAGGCCGATGGTCGCGGGGTCGCCGCTCAAACCTTCAACCTGTTCCCCAAAATCCGCGAAGTCGATAACTGGCTGCGGACGCAACCAAAGTGGCGCGGCCGAATCATCGAAGTGCATCCCGAAGTCGTCTATACGCTCTGGAACGAGCAGGGACCACTGCTGGGTTCCAAGAAAACCGCCGAGGGACAGCGTCAACGTGCCGAACTGATCCGTGCGCGGTGGGGTCTAGCGCCTCTCAGCCAGGTTCGCGCCTCTCTGCATGACGCGGGCCATCGTCGAGCCGACTTCGCCGAGGACGACCTGCTGGACGCCTTCGCGGTAACGGGAGCGGCAATCCGTCGGACCCAAGGATATGCGTTATGCTGGCCCGACCCACCCGAGACCGATCGGTTCGGCTTGACCATGGCGCTGTTCGCCTGA
- a CDS encoding ArsR/SmtB family transcription factor, translating into MALNTLKFDQSISAFKLGGDPTRFRIVVLLADGPRNVSDLCESMEQTQPAISHHLALLRVSGFIASRRDGKHNVYELTEKGHRMIKAAQLLMD; encoded by the coding sequence ATGGCCCTCAACACTCTCAAGTTCGATCAGTCGATCAGCGCCTTCAAGCTGGGCGGCGATCCCACCCGTTTCCGGATCGTGGTCCTGCTGGCCGACGGCCCCCGCAACGTCAGCGACCTTTGCGAGTCGATGGAACAAACCCAGCCGGCGATCAGTCACCACCTGGCCCTTCTCAGGGTCAGTGGCTTCATCGCCTCCCGACGTGACGGTAAGCACAACGTTTATGAATTAACTGAAAAAGGTCATCGTATGATCAAAGCCGCCCAACTTCTCATGGACTAA
- a CDS encoding DUF3352 domain-containing protein: protein MIEPLRSVRRMLAPLALVGTLVVAGVLPTARAQTPLSETLPDSTLAYVEIAHFAQLREKFDQTQFGQMLKDEAMKPLIEEIESKLAEGNNEVKAELGFSLSEILDIPQGRIAVGVVPTPGANPPVKVIVSADAGKNDAKMAELMDRITKLAGDKGNAKVSTEEFNGRKLTVIQPNEGPAIVWSASNGIYTITLGVDAMQDAIKNADGRPDSLAKSDLFNKCVQKLGNTQTFFFLNLNAAVQLALENAPGGDQQIGPIIQALGVNNIKAFCGAINFADGRYDSQQTLFLLTPRPAQGIMRLFQMPQTASEPEAWVPANVASYSSLNWDFAEFYSGLEDIINMFAPGTLGVIEQQLAGAGEPISFQKDIFGLLANRISFATTTGTPGKPETQMTLVGVQLKDGKAFRATLNKLFTLAGAQPETRRFEGEEILEFPLPDLPNADQLGVGDRIGLVIRDDVMLFSTDPATLEQVIRGGQDRLADSDGFKAVRSMMPNNVSFISYTDAVAGAQSAYEMFKSGGLDEAFDQARAMGADLPRINDLFDTSKIPPFEVFKKYITPAGGYWIMDEDGLSMISFSARSARP, encoded by the coding sequence ATGATCGAGCCGCTACGGTCGGTTCGTCGTATGCTTGCTCCGCTGGCTTTGGTTGGAACCCTGGTTGTGGCCGGGGTCCTTCCCACCGCCCGCGCTCAAACGCCTCTCTCCGAGACGCTGCCCGACTCGACGCTGGCTTACGTCGAAATCGCCCATTTCGCTCAACTGCGTGAAAAATTTGACCAGACGCAGTTCGGTCAAATGCTCAAAGACGAGGCGATGAAGCCGCTGATCGAGGAAATCGAATCCAAGCTGGCCGAAGGCAACAACGAGGTCAAAGCCGAACTGGGCTTCAGCCTGTCGGAAATCCTGGATATCCCCCAAGGCCGGATCGCGGTGGGCGTGGTGCCGACTCCAGGAGCCAATCCCCCCGTCAAGGTGATCGTGTCCGCCGACGCCGGCAAGAACGACGCCAAGATGGCCGAGTTGATGGATCGGATCACCAAGCTGGCCGGGGACAAGGGCAACGCCAAGGTCTCCACCGAAGAGTTCAACGGCCGCAAGCTGACCGTAATTCAGCCCAACGAGGGTCCGGCGATCGTCTGGAGCGCCAGCAACGGCATCTACACCATCACCCTCGGCGTGGACGCGATGCAGGACGCCATCAAGAACGCTGATGGTCGCCCTGACTCGCTGGCCAAATCCGACCTCTTCAACAAGTGCGTTCAGAAGCTGGGCAACACGCAAACCTTCTTTTTCCTTAACCTGAACGCCGCGGTCCAACTGGCGCTGGAAAACGCTCCCGGCGGCGATCAACAGATCGGCCCAATCATTCAGGCGCTCGGGGTCAACAACATCAAGGCGTTCTGCGGCGCAATCAACTTCGCCGACGGTCGCTACGACAGCCAACAGACGCTGTTCCTGCTGACGCCTCGGCCCGCCCAGGGGATCATGCGGTTGTTCCAGATGCCGCAAACCGCCTCGGAACCGGAAGCGTGGGTGCCGGCCAACGTCGCCTCCTACTCGTCGCTGAACTGGGACTTCGCTGAGTTCTACAGCGGCCTGGAGGACATCATCAACATGTTCGCCCCCGGCACGTTGGGCGTGATCGAGCAACAACTGGCCGGGGCGGGTGAGCCGATCTCGTTCCAGAAAGATATCTTCGGTCTTCTGGCCAACCGGATCAGCTTCGCCACCACCACGGGGACTCCCGGCAAGCCGGAAACCCAGATGACCTTGGTTGGCGTGCAACTCAAGGATGGTAAGGCGTTTCGCGCGACCCTCAATAAACTGTTCACCTTGGCGGGGGCTCAACCCGAGACCCGTCGGTTCGAAGGCGAGGAGATTTTGGAGTTCCCCCTGCCCGACTTGCCCAACGCCGACCAACTCGGCGTGGGTGACCGGATTGGTCTGGTGATCCGCGACGACGTGATGCTCTTCTCCACCGACCCGGCCACCCTGGAGCAAGTCATCCGTGGCGGCCAGGATCGTCTGGCTGACTCCGACGGATTCAAGGCTGTGCGCAGCATGATGCCCAACAATGTCAGCTTTATCAGCTACACCGACGCTGTCGCAGGAGCACAAAGCGCTTACGAGATGTTCAAGAGTGGTGGCTTGGATGAGGCATTCGACCAGGCTCGCGCCATGGGAGCTGACCTCCCACGGATCAACGACCTGTTCGACACCAGCAAGATTCCTCCCTTCGAGGTCTTCAAGAAGTACATCACCCCCGCTGGCGGCTACTGGATCATGGACGAGGACGGCCTGTCGATGATCTCCTTCTCCGCCCGTTCGGCTCGTCCGTGA